A single Leptolyngbya sp. 'hensonii' DNA region contains:
- a CDS encoding aromatic ring-hydroxylating dioxygenase subunit alpha has protein sequence MSFTSNRQVKVFNHPDCFIPGWYWALPSRQLRVGQVKPVTLQGRDLALYRGRDGRAIAVDAYCPHMGAHLAEGRVEEDGLRCFFHNWKFNTQGHCIEMPGVEPLIPLQIQTWPTAEHYGLIWVWTGTTPSSPPPTVPELEQADCDVRLGAHFYKNCHPNVVMINAIDAHHFNTVHNLPLEIHFVKQDRQDKAILFSNTTRGGQDSWLIRLIQPLYKQEGTYSLCYWYGSTGTVTLGPDCLHFYILFTLRMLPEGKTEGQTVLITPKRSGVAGWLLNRLILQVTQWVGNYFARGDTRIFQTIQFDFQTPTKADQSIIQFIQHLEQQPAIAWKTWVPLAVVPTPGELALSSQSMPEVIGCNLQD, from the coding sequence ATGAGCTTTACCTCCAACCGACAGGTCAAGGTTTTCAACCATCCGGACTGCTTCATTCCAGGCTGGTACTGGGCGTTGCCTTCTAGGCAACTACGGGTGGGGCAGGTCAAACCCGTGACCCTCCAGGGTCGGGATTTGGCCCTGTACCGGGGGCGCGATGGACGAGCGATCGCGGTGGATGCCTACTGTCCCCACATGGGGGCGCACCTGGCGGAAGGACGGGTCGAGGAGGATGGCCTACGCTGCTTCTTCCACAACTGGAAGTTTAATACCCAGGGGCATTGTATTGAGATGCCCGGTGTGGAACCGCTGATTCCGCTCCAGATTCAGACTTGGCCCACGGCAGAACATTACGGCCTGATTTGGGTCTGGACCGGCACAACCCCCAGTTCGCCGCCACCCACGGTGCCGGAGCTGGAGCAGGCAGACTGTGATGTCAGATTGGGGGCGCATTTCTACAAAAACTGCCATCCCAATGTGGTGATGATTAATGCGATCGATGCCCACCACTTCAATACGGTGCATAACCTGCCTCTGGAAATCCACTTCGTCAAGCAGGACCGGCAGGACAAGGCCATCCTGTTCAGCAATACGACGCGAGGGGGCCAGGACTCCTGGCTGATCCGGCTAATTCAACCCCTGTATAAACAGGAAGGCACCTACAGCCTGTGCTACTGGTATGGCAGCACGGGGACGGTGACGCTCGGTCCCGATTGTCTGCACTTCTATATCCTGTTCACCCTGCGGATGCTGCCAGAGGGAAAAACAGAAGGTCAGACGGTGTTGATTACGCCAAAACGATCGGGGGTTGCGGGTTGGCTGCTCAATCGTCTGATTCTGCAGGTGACCCAGTGGGTGGGCAATTACTTTGCCAGAGGCGACACCCGCATCTTCCAGACCATTCAGTTCGACTTCCAGACCCCAACGAAAGCAGACCAGTCCATCATTCAGTTCATTCAGCATCTGGAGCAACAACCCGCGATCGCCTGGAAAACCTGGGTTCCCCTGGCTGTCGTCCCGACTCCAGGAGA